GACTACCAACAATCGTTGGTACTGTTGCTGCTCGTACACGAATAGGCTCACGACCAGCTTTGGTTTCTAACCACGCCTTTTCACCATCACCTAACCATGCTTTTTCCAATGCAGGCGCATACACCACACCTAAAACAGGACGCCCTTCTTTTATTAAAGCAATGTTAACCGTGAACTCGCCATTTTTGCGAATAAACTCTTTAGTGCCATCTAATGGATCCACTAACCAAAATGTGTCCCAATTTTGTCGTTGTTGCCAATCTGTATGTGCGGACTCTTCTGAAAGAATAGGGATCTCTGGTGTTAGCTGTTGTAGTTTGGTAACGATAAGTTCATTAGCGGCAAGATCGGCATCTGTGACAGGACTGCTATCTGATTTTTGCGTGATCTGAACTTGACCATGGTAACGAGCCATAATGGCAGCACCCGCTTCTAACGCGATGCTATATATTTCGTCGAGTAACATTGCCAATCCCTTTCTCCTTCATTTATTAGCTGATGATCTGTTGTGACTTTAAATGTTCAACACATTGTGCCACCAGCTTATCTATTGCATTACTACCTGCCGCTAAATGGAGCTCAGGCGATAACGGCGGTTGGTATTCAGAATCAATACCTGTAAATTGTTTGATTTCACCTGCTCGCGCTTTTTTATACAAGCCTTTCGGATCACGTTTTTCACACTCAGCAAGAGGAGTATCAACAAATACTTCAATAAACTCACCTTCAGGTAG
Above is a genomic segment from Photobacterium angustum containing:
- the cysQ gene encoding 3'(2'),5'-bisphosphate nucleotidase CysQ, yielding MLLDEIYSIALEAGAAIMARYHGQVQITQKSDSSPVTDADLAANELIVTKLQQLTPEIPILSEESAHTDWQQRQNWDTFWLVDPLDGTKEFIRKNGEFTVNIALIKEGRPVLGVVYAPALEKAWLGDGEKAWLETKAGREPIRVRAATVPTIVGSRSHPSPELDHYLEQIGEHKMTEVGSSLKFCLVAEGRAQRYPRLGPTMMWDTAAGQCVAESAGAIVLDLEGQPLNYHREQLLNPSFIVSIKD